The following proteins come from a genomic window of Nitrospira sp.:
- a CDS encoding Aliphatic amidase AmiE, producing the protein MRVGFYQFDPQFGEVAKNLDVVTAKLEQVEADLIVLPELFASGYQFLSQEEAQQLAEPVPDGPTVRRLIDIAKRRTMHLVAGLPERSGSRCYNSAVLVGPSGLVGRYRKTHLFSEETQCFTPGDSGFHVWDIGPAKIGIMICFDWYYPEAARTLAVQGADIICHPSNLVLPNCPDSMPVRCLENRVFAVTCNRVGSEARGGKERLIYIGQSEVVTPKGVIQHRASRDHEELTIVEIDPAQARDKSLNRYNDLLRDRRTALYKM; encoded by the coding sequence GTGCGAGTCGGGTTTTATCAATTCGATCCGCAGTTCGGCGAAGTGGCGAAGAATCTGGATGTCGTCACGGCCAAACTGGAACAGGTGGAAGCGGATCTCATCGTGTTGCCGGAGTTGTTCGCGTCCGGCTATCAGTTTCTTTCGCAAGAGGAAGCGCAACAGCTCGCTGAGCCGGTTCCTGACGGTCCGACAGTCCGTCGTCTGATCGACATCGCGAAACGTCGCACGATGCATCTTGTGGCGGGACTTCCTGAACGATCCGGTTCCCGCTGTTACAACTCCGCCGTCCTCGTGGGACCATCCGGGCTTGTGGGGCGCTATCGGAAGACCCATTTGTTTTCCGAAGAGACGCAGTGCTTCACTCCGGGCGATTCAGGATTTCATGTGTGGGATATCGGGCCGGCGAAGATCGGTATCATGATTTGTTTCGATTGGTACTATCCAGAGGCTGCGCGGACCTTGGCGGTACAAGGGGCCGACATCATTTGTCATCCGTCCAACCTCGTCTTGCCGAACTGCCCGGATTCCATGCCGGTCCGGTGCCTCGAAAACCGCGTATTCGCCGTGACGTGCAATCGCGTCGGCAGCGAAGCACGGGGCGGCAAAGAGCGGCTGATCTATATCGGCCAGAGCGAAGTGGTCACACCCAAGGGGGTCATTCAACATCGGGCGTCTCGCGACCACGAAGAGCTGACCATCGTTGAGATTGATCCGGCTCAGGCCCGCGACAAAAGTTTGAATCGCTACAACGATCTGCTTCGCGACCGCCGCACGGCGCTGTACAAGATGTAA
- a CDS encoding UPF0301 protein YqgE has translation MNTELRKGIFLIAAPSLRDPNFRQTVVLLCEHGSEGALGVIVNRPTAMSISEALPQVPVIEGAGHVLYAGGPVQTNQVMLLYRGDQFPDNAHHVFDGVCLGGDVGMVERILTGVGTTESFRAYLGYSGWGPGQLENEMKAGSWITLPADPQAVFEKDPTHVWGDILLTLGEAYQPYAEMPFDPSCN, from the coding sequence ATGAACACCGAACTCCGCAAAGGCATCTTTCTGATCGCTGCGCCGAGCCTGCGTGACCCGAACTTTCGCCAGACCGTCGTGTTGTTGTGCGAACATGGATCGGAAGGAGCGCTCGGCGTCATCGTGAATCGTCCGACGGCCATGTCCATTTCTGAAGCCCTGCCCCAAGTTCCGGTGATCGAAGGGGCAGGTCATGTGCTCTATGCCGGTGGTCCTGTGCAGACAAATCAGGTCATGCTGCTCTATCGGGGCGATCAGTTTCCCGACAATGCCCACCACGTGTTCGACGGCGTCTGCCTTGGCGGGGACGTCGGCATGGTCGAACGCATTCTCACCGGTGTCGGGACAACAGAATCGTTCCGCGCCTATCTTGGATATTCGGGATGGGGTCCGGGACAGCTGGAAAATGAGATGAAGGCCGGTTCATGGATCACGCTGCCTGCAGACCCGCAGGCGGTGTTTGAAAAAGATCCGACCCATGTCTGGGGGGATATTCTTCTCACGCTGGGTGAAGCCTATCAACCGTACGCTGAAATGCCCTTCGATCCATCCTGCAACTGA
- a CDS encoding Excinuclease ABC subunit A — protein sequence MISHSFLGTIAVSNPLKSNPPTGHLIIEGARQNNLKNISLHIPHNQVTAITGVSGSGKSSLAFDTIFAEGQWRYVESLSTYARMFLDKVARPDVDRLINVRPAIAIEQKNQVRTARSTVGTTTEIADLLRLLFAKIGKPTCPDCHQEARSFQPDTVADDLLKRWPAARAMVLFPIATPSSKEEPAFVQSLLTRGFTRVKTADDVLDLHEIGHPHLHKFPSLYIVLDRLVIREDNRTRLVEAIETAFCEGEGRCSIDIIDHGRQSYSTRFLCQSCGRTFEPLKPILFSFNHPLGACPECKGFGNVLRYDPELVIPDPTKSLAQGAVEPWSKPSSAWWQKQMLLAMKRHKVDITAPFTSLPKDTQRLLWEGDKSFDGIHDFFEYLEGKRYKLHVRVFLSRYRTPFDCPGCHGSRLKSDALFVKIAGADIHQTMERTVESCSEWAESLPLSPLDQEIAADILRQLRAKLGFLRRVGLGYLTLNRQTKTLSGGEAQRVALANQLGSQLVGTLYVLDEPTIGLHARDTDLLAGILHDLADAGNTVVVVEHDRRMIESADYAVELGPHSGEKGGEIVCAASMQEFIQDRRATTARYLRGEEQISQPRSRRSGNGKMLVIAGATEHNLKDLFVRIPLGMLVCVTGVSGSGKSTLVEDTLYRSVARAFRVESLPMGRFKAIKGIEHLKSIRLIDQQPIGRTPRSNPITYLKSFDEIRRLFASEREALRQGFTPGHFSFNATGGRCECCEGSGVEKLEMYFFDDIYAPCETCEGKRFKPEVLKIRYRGKNVSEVLNMTVEEAFSFFTGTPRLQEKLHLLISIGLGYLRLGQSATTLSGGEAQRLKIAAELKDASAKDVLYIMDEPTTGLHFEDIKKLLAVLHKLVNAGNTLVVVEHNLDVIKSADWLIDLGPEGGAAGGRIVAEGRPEQVAKVVASHTGRFLAKILAEK from the coding sequence ATGATCAGTCATTCCTTTTTGGGAACCATCGCTGTGTCCAACCCTCTGAAGTCCAATCCCCCGACCGGTCACCTCATTATTGAAGGAGCCCGGCAGAATAATCTCAAGAACATCTCGCTCCACATTCCGCATAATCAGGTAACGGCCATTACCGGAGTTTCGGGGTCCGGTAAATCCTCCCTCGCGTTCGATACGATTTTCGCGGAAGGCCAGTGGCGGTATGTCGAATCGCTCTCGACCTACGCCAGGATGTTCCTCGACAAGGTGGCCCGCCCGGATGTGGATCGCCTGATCAATGTGCGGCCGGCCATTGCCATTGAACAGAAGAATCAGGTACGGACCGCTCGCTCGACGGTCGGCACGACGACTGAAATTGCCGATCTCCTGCGTCTGCTCTTCGCCAAGATCGGCAAACCCACCTGTCCTGATTGTCATCAGGAAGCTCGTTCGTTTCAGCCTGACACCGTGGCCGACGATCTCCTCAAACGATGGCCCGCTGCCAGGGCCATGGTGCTGTTCCCCATTGCGACTCCTTCGTCCAAAGAAGAACCTGCTTTTGTCCAGTCACTTCTCACTCGCGGATTCACCCGAGTGAAGACCGCCGACGATGTACTCGACTTGCACGAGATCGGACACCCTCACCTCCATAAGTTCCCCTCGCTCTACATCGTCCTCGATCGCCTGGTGATCCGGGAAGACAACCGCACTCGACTTGTCGAAGCGATTGAAACGGCGTTTTGTGAAGGAGAGGGCCGCTGTTCGATCGACATCATCGACCATGGACGCCAATCCTACAGCACACGATTTCTCTGTCAGAGTTGCGGACGGACTTTCGAACCCTTGAAGCCGATTCTCTTTTCGTTCAACCATCCGCTTGGCGCTTGTCCGGAATGTAAAGGGTTCGGCAACGTGCTGCGATATGATCCGGAACTGGTCATCCCCGACCCCACCAAGTCGCTCGCCCAAGGAGCCGTCGAACCGTGGAGCAAACCCAGCTCTGCCTGGTGGCAAAAGCAGATGTTGCTGGCGATGAAACGGCACAAGGTTGATATCACGGCTCCGTTCACATCTCTGCCGAAAGACACGCAACGATTGCTCTGGGAGGGCGACAAATCCTTCGACGGGATTCATGATTTCTTCGAGTATCTCGAAGGAAAACGTTACAAACTGCACGTCCGTGTCTTCCTCAGCCGCTACCGCACCCCCTTCGATTGCCCCGGTTGCCATGGCAGTCGCCTCAAGTCGGATGCGCTGTTCGTCAAAATTGCCGGTGCCGACATCCACCAAACGATGGAGCGGACCGTAGAGAGCTGTTCAGAATGGGCAGAATCCTTGCCCCTATCGCCGTTGGATCAAGAAATCGCCGCGGATATTCTCCGACAGTTGCGGGCAAAATTAGGATTTCTCCGGCGTGTCGGCCTTGGGTACCTGACGCTCAATCGGCAAACCAAGACCCTCTCCGGCGGCGAGGCACAGCGGGTCGCACTTGCCAACCAACTGGGATCTCAGTTGGTCGGCACGCTGTACGTCCTCGATGAACCGACCATCGGCCTTCATGCAAGGGATACTGATCTCTTGGCCGGCATCCTCCACGATCTGGCCGACGCCGGTAATACGGTGGTCGTCGTCGAACATGACCGCCGCATGATTGAATCGGCCGACTACGCTGTCGAACTCGGTCCCCATTCCGGCGAAAAGGGCGGTGAGATCGTCTGTGCGGCATCCATGCAGGAATTCATCCAAGATCGTCGGGCGACCACCGCCCGATACTTGCGTGGTGAAGAACAGATTTCCCAACCCAGATCACGGCGATCCGGAAACGGCAAGATGCTGGTGATCGCCGGTGCCACCGAACATAATCTCAAAGATCTCTTCGTTCGCATCCCCCTCGGCATGCTCGTCTGTGTGACCGGCGTGTCAGGTTCAGGCAAGAGTACGCTGGTTGAAGATACCCTTTACCGATCCGTCGCCCGGGCCTTCCGCGTGGAGTCCCTTCCTATGGGGCGTTTCAAAGCAATCAAAGGTATCGAGCACCTCAAAAGTATCCGCTTGATCGACCAACAACCGATCGGGCGCACACCTCGATCCAACCCGATCACATACCTGAAATCGTTCGATGAGATCCGCCGACTGTTCGCCTCCGAGCGAGAAGCGCTACGGCAAGGATTCACACCGGGCCATTTTTCCTTCAATGCCACCGGAGGCCGATGTGAATGTTGCGAAGGTAGCGGGGTGGAAAAGTTGGAGATGTATTTCTTCGACGACATCTATGCGCCTTGCGAGACTTGCGAAGGCAAGCGCTTCAAGCCGGAAGTTTTGAAGATTCGCTACCGAGGCAAGAATGTCTCTGAAGTCCTCAACATGACAGTGGAGGAAGCCTTCTCCTTCTTCACCGGCACACCGAGATTGCAAGAAAAGTTGCATCTTCTCATTTCTATCGGCCTTGGCTATTTACGCCTCGGCCAGTCAGCCACCACCCTATCAGGCGGCGAAGCCCAGCGCTTGAAAATCGCCGCCGAGCTGAAGGACGCTTCCGCCAAAGATGTGCTCTATATCATGGATGAGCCGACGACCGGCTTGCATTTTGAAGACATCAAGAAGCTCCTCGCCGTCCTCCACAAACTTGTGAATGCCGGCAACACACTGGTGGTCGTGGAACATAACCTCGATGTGATCAAGTCCGCCGATTGGCTCATCGACCTTGGCCCTGAAGGCGGGGCAGCCGGAGGCCGAATCGTCGCCGAAGGAAGGCCGGAACAGGTGGCCAAAGTGGTGGCGTCACATACTGGACGGTTCTTGGCAAAGATCTTGGCTGAGAAATAG
- a CDS encoding Death on curing protein, Doc toxin has protein sequence MALDPTIGSEIKKTRPAVIVPNNSCNMFGSRVVVLPLTSNVDSSYPGEALVVVNGKPARVLGDQIRSLDKSRLRSRIDTLSHEELAAVDEAIRITLALQS, from the coding sequence GTGGCGTTGGATCCGACGATCGGATCGGAAATCAAGAAGACCAGGCCTGCGGTGATCGTGCCAAACAACTCTTGTAATATGTTCGGCTCTCGCGTGGTGGTCCTGCCACTGACCAGCAATGTCGATTCGTCGTACCCCGGTGAAGCCTTGGTCGTCGTCAACGGCAAACCTGCTCGGGTGTTGGGCGACCAGATCCGATCACTGGACAAATCACGATTGCGATCGAGAATTGACACCTTGAGCCACGAAGAGCTGGCCGCCGTCGACGAAGCGATTCGCATCACGCTTGCCTTGCAGTCTTGA
- a CDS encoding UPF0145 protein YbjQ, translated as MILSTTNNIEGKKAVKYLGLVSGDAILGANIFRDFFASIRDIVGGRSAAYEKELRKAKDIAIAEMREQAKNLGANAIVGIDIDYETIGTSSSMLMVSANGTAVVVE; from the coding sequence ATGATTCTGTCAACGACCAACAACATCGAAGGCAAGAAAGCGGTGAAGTATCTGGGTTTGGTGTCCGGCGATGCGATTCTGGGTGCGAACATCTTTCGGGATTTTTTCGCGTCGATTCGCGATATCGTCGGTGGTCGCTCGGCGGCCTATGAAAAAGAGCTGCGTAAGGCTAAGGATATCGCCATCGCGGAAATGCGTGAGCAGGCCAAAAACCTCGGCGCCAATGCGATCGTGGGCATCGATATCGACTATGAAACCATCGGCACCAGCAGCAGCATGCTGATGGTCAGCGCGAACGGGACGGCAGTAGTGGTGGAGTAA
- a CDS encoding Metal-dependent hydrolases of the beta-lactamase superfamily III encodes MNPSFSSYLINDVFGDPGVYVDIRWSKRALLFDLGHNDGLGPTRLLRAGEIFISHTHMDHFIGFDAVLRVTLGRGKTLKLFGPPGLIENVHGKLRGYTWNLVDGYPLTIDVREFHENEMHQIVFRASDGFKPSEQATFPASPTSSPLFTVLKDPMFTVKAVTLNHRIPSFAYSLEEQFHVNVNKLKLHEAGLRVGAWLKDVKQHIWQGKPDDFRFTVALYDEHRREDHEFVLGEFKERFLTISRGQKIAYVVDTRYDEENEGKIIALAQGADVFYCESPYLDCDSEKAYDRYHLTARQAGLMARKAQIRDLVVFHFSPRYTGRGEALEREALEAFHEREEGGYG; translated from the coding sequence ATGAATCCTTCCTTCTCCAGCTATCTGATCAACGATGTATTCGGTGATCCCGGTGTCTATGTGGACATCCGCTGGTCGAAGCGAGCCTTGCTCTTTGATCTCGGACACAATGACGGATTAGGACCGACCAGATTGCTCAGGGCCGGCGAGATTTTCATCTCCCATACGCACATGGATCATTTCATCGGATTTGACGCTGTCCTTCGTGTCACGCTTGGGAGGGGCAAGACACTCAAATTGTTCGGACCTCCGGGACTGATCGAGAATGTCCACGGCAAACTGCGCGGCTATACCTGGAATCTCGTGGATGGCTACCCCCTCACGATTGACGTTCGGGAATTCCACGAAAACGAGATGCATCAAATCGTCTTTCGAGCGAGTGATGGTTTCAAGCCGTCCGAACAAGCAACCTTTCCAGCCTCACCCACCAGTAGTCCACTCTTCACCGTCCTGAAAGATCCGATGTTTACGGTCAAAGCCGTCACTTTAAATCATCGCATTCCTTCATTCGCCTACTCGTTGGAAGAACAATTTCACGTCAACGTCAATAAACTGAAATTGCATGAAGCGGGGCTAAGAGTCGGCGCGTGGCTCAAAGACGTGAAGCAGCATATTTGGCAGGGTAAGCCGGACGATTTCCGTTTCACTGTGGCGCTCTACGATGAGCATCGACGCGAAGACCATGAGTTTGTCCTAGGTGAGTTCAAGGAACGGTTTTTGACGATCTCAAGGGGGCAGAAAATCGCTTATGTCGTCGATACGCGCTATGACGAGGAGAACGAAGGCAAGATCATCGCTCTGGCCCAAGGTGCAGATGTCTTCTATTGCGAGTCGCCGTATCTGGATTGTGATTCAGAAAAAGCATACGACCGGTATCATTTGACGGCCAGACAAGCAGGGCTCATGGCACGCAAGGCTCAGATCCGCGATCTTGTCGTGTTTCATTTTTCACCGCGCTATACCGGCCGGGGCGAGGCATTAGAAAGGGAAGCGTTAGAGGCGTTCCATGAAAGGGAGGAAGGAGGTTACGGGTGA
- a CDS encoding Efflux transport system, outer membrane factor (OMF) lipoprotein, with protein sequence MNRKSSVLRSRLATILIAGMGCISFPLNSWSLDVTQPILVERRETVSLADAAVRALQHNLDITISRHNKESQLADIIIEQSKFDPNLSINGQYARTANPLNRPVFGGTAFNLNQITTFDQRNYSATVDASTNLITGGNVDINYSPARTNVNQNLAGGFLFNPSWTGGLAFTLTQPLLKNAGIEINRTFIKVAKNNAMVEQHVFRDRVLTVITTVEQTYWELVFANENLKVAQAAMKAAEELLATNRAKSKAGVMSIVDVLQAEAAVASRVEQVLVAEKAIRDQEDQLRRLLNPGEEELRQDVRLTPADSPVTYLEPISLQESIDTAIEQRPEIVQAKKNIESGELNKQFARNQLLPTLSFQGTMGLAGLGGDYGESFTRNFSGDFYNYGAGLVFSYPLGNRSALSTYNKRQLEARNAEVALANVRQQIIVGVREAVRRVQTDFKRIETTKSARIMAEKQLQAEQERLKVGLSTTRFVLDFQRDLATAQGNELRAIVDYNKSLSNLARHKATTLDRYHLELS encoded by the coding sequence ATGAATCGCAAATCTTCAGTTCTCCGTTCCCGTCTCGCGACCATCTTGATCGCCGGCATGGGGTGCATCTCATTTCCGCTCAATAGCTGGAGTTTGGATGTGACTCAACCGATCCTTGTCGAACGGCGTGAAACGGTCTCGCTGGCGGATGCGGCAGTTCGCGCGCTGCAGCACAATCTCGACATCACTATCAGCCGTCACAATAAAGAAAGCCAGTTGGCCGACATTATCATCGAGCAATCCAAGTTCGATCCCAACCTCAGCATAAACGGTCAATATGCCCGAACGGCAAATCCACTCAATCGACCCGTATTTGGAGGAACTGCGTTTAATCTCAATCAGATTACGACTTTCGATCAGCGTAACTATTCCGCGACCGTCGATGCATCGACCAACCTCATCACCGGCGGTAATGTCGACATCAATTATAGCCCGGCCCGAACCAACGTGAACCAAAATCTTGCCGGAGGCTTCCTGTTCAATCCGTCTTGGACAGGCGGCCTGGCATTCACATTGACCCAGCCGTTGCTCAAGAACGCCGGGATCGAGATCAATAGGACCTTCATCAAGGTCGCCAAAAATAATGCGATGGTCGAACAGCATGTGTTTCGAGATCGTGTCCTGACTGTCATTACCACGGTGGAACAAACCTATTGGGAGCTGGTGTTCGCGAATGAGAACTTGAAAGTGGCGCAAGCCGCCATGAAGGCCGCCGAAGAACTGTTAGCGACCAACCGCGCCAAGTCGAAAGCCGGTGTCATGTCGATCGTCGACGTACTCCAAGCCGAAGCTGCCGTCGCCTCGAGGGTGGAGCAAGTGTTGGTCGCCGAAAAAGCCATTCGCGATCAGGAGGATCAACTACGCCGCCTCTTGAACCCGGGAGAAGAGGAACTGCGGCAAGACGTCCGCCTCACACCCGCTGATTCTCCAGTTACTTACTTAGAACCCATCAGCCTCCAGGAATCGATCGACACCGCGATCGAACAACGGCCGGAGATCGTCCAGGCCAAAAAGAACATTGAGTCAGGAGAACTCAACAAACAATTTGCCCGGAATCAGTTACTCCCGACCCTCTCGTTTCAAGGCACCATGGGCCTTGCAGGCCTCGGCGGTGATTACGGCGAGTCCTTTACGAGAAACTTCAGCGGTGACTTCTACAACTACGGTGCGGGATTGGTATTCAGCTATCCGCTGGGCAACCGTTCCGCCCTCAGCACCTACAATAAACGGCAGCTCGAAGCCAGGAACGCCGAGGTCGCGCTTGCGAATGTCCGTCAGCAAATTATTGTCGGGGTCCGTGAAGCAGTGCGCCGTGTCCAGACGGACTTTAAACGCATCGAGACTACCAAGTCGGCACGGATCATGGCCGAGAAACAGCTCCAGGCCGAGCAGGAACGGTTGAAAGTGGGGCTCAGTACCACTCGCTTCGTGCTCGATTTCCAACGCGATCTTGCCACGGCGCAAGGCAATGAGTTGCGCGCCATCGTTGATTACAACAAATCCCTCTCCAATCTCGCGCGGCACAAGGCGACCACGCTGGACCGCTATCATCTCGAACTCTCGTAG